The following proteins are co-located in the Robbsia betulipollinis genome:
- a CDS encoding AIDA repeat-containing protein, with protein sequence MLYGLGVVNAVQPVVAQTVVATDQTTSGNLASPAISAGETLHVTSGYTTTRATVYSGGLEDILAGGIGIATMVSAGGAQKVAGYAFSTVVSSGGVESVTSGGVTSRSIVLSGGSQNVGSGAFASNTIVNGLQTIFSGGSSLLAYVVTGGMQTVSAGGLAVSSFVTDGGVQTVASNGTANITTLSRASQVVNAGGSAQNTYVGTQALQTVQAGGVATSTTIGTNGVGYGFAVTLTGATTPPTNRAGGTQLVSGLADATTIGGAGLQIVASGGRATNTVAAGSQTIMSGGWASGTTVAAYGWQTISAGGVAVATTVSSRGTEVISAGGSATGIVQNQGAVLVTDAGATLDGVNAVGVFSIAGGVASGLLLENGGNLLVTGPQQTAIGTIVGADGVLTISAGGTSLSSVISASGTEYVIGSGSLANSSTVNGAQRLTLGGAALSATVANGGVQYVNSGSLAISTLVSQGAQNIEIGGVASNTVLSNGVSFQNVYGTAIGTEISSGSVQTIYASGSAISAHLLNGGQQNISAGGLVFDNLIDAGATQTIGNGVIASGGVVSGVQNITSGGVTQSITVAAGGLQSVGMNAQASGGTVFGQQTVSSGGAVSLTTIGAGGSQRVLSGASSLSATVASGGTLDVRPGAAATAITQASGAALIVDIAGATLDGTNASGGFLVQSGYASGLLLENGGTGTVAGPSVAAYQSILNAGGALNVRLGGTSHETSINTGGVETITNTGSVASYSVLNGGRQELVDGGAAVFATVASAGIQNVGSRSTATSTTLNAGGTQNVLFGGKASNTVVNASGVQNVFAGGSTFFTLVNDGGTQNIASGGVSISTSVAAGGTQSVTDGGVVIGNSVSSGATQTVGSGGAASGGTVASGGSQTVTNGGTASGSMVASGGSQTVTNGGTASDTTVSGGSQTVSAGGGTTNTVVGGGGVQTVQTGATANGTTVNDGTLIVNGTAANVTLNAASILTGVGRIASDLTVNSGSTLAAATPGAGLSVTGALTFKTGSTYAVTVASTPASGNGAGTDSAGASGLSALGGVTTVTGNVAIAPGTTLTLTAQPGLYTPGMKFAIVNYGGTASGSFDTVNNDFAYVVPTLSYDAGQIAVTLVVSPMASFASVAQTGDQAGVGNAVTSIYRAGGNALTTALLSASTTQARAALTQMAGDETPAFRQIAERRMDQAQGVISDRLGGVNTADGGATVASASGSEKSGLALSGASGSAAAAIDPVNKVERELWVQASYQNARTAGNDATGAAAYLDRSTALTIGHDRAITPTVRVGAALMLNNDTVSFSDRGANGRVNGVQALLYGSFVPVDRPVFVNTIAGYGWWNNTLSRQVTLGTLSGNANGSFDTTAASLYTEAGLNLATAIGTVQPYAGVKVGRYQQQGYAESAASGTNVFDLRYGGAHTTAASGLLGVRVKHDGAALFGHGFDWQMDVAWQHRFGPGDSTVQAAFADAPTIGYQVGGTKMDHDALRTTLGVKWALNRTTSLYVNAGMSLGATMRTYAGNAGVQWKW encoded by the coding sequence ATGTTGTATGGGTTGGGGGTAGTCAATGCAGTGCAACCTGTTGTGGCCCAGACCGTCGTGGCGACTGACCAGACCACTTCGGGAAATCTCGCCAGTCCAGCGATTTCCGCTGGAGAAACACTGCACGTCACGTCCGGTTATACGACGACCCGCGCGACGGTCTACTCAGGCGGGTTGGAAGATATTCTGGCAGGTGGCATTGGCATCGCGACGATGGTATCCGCTGGCGGTGCGCAGAAGGTAGCGGGCTACGCGTTCTCCACGGTGGTTTCCTCGGGCGGTGTGGAATCCGTGACAAGCGGCGGCGTGACCAGCCGCTCGATAGTATTGTCCGGCGGTTCGCAAAACGTCGGCAGCGGCGCGTTTGCGTCCAACACCATCGTCAACGGTCTGCAAACGATTTTCTCGGGAGGCTCCTCGCTACTGGCCTACGTCGTCACCGGCGGCATGCAGACCGTTTCCGCTGGAGGGCTGGCGGTTTCCAGTTTTGTGACCGACGGCGGCGTGCAAACGGTTGCCAGCAATGGTACCGCCAACATAACGACATTAAGCCGGGCGTCGCAAGTGGTGAACGCTGGCGGCAGCGCGCAAAACACTTATGTAGGCACACAGGCGCTGCAAACGGTTCAGGCGGGTGGGGTGGCAACCAGTACCACCATTGGGACTAACGGAGTGGGTTATGGTTTTGCCGTTACTCTCACTGGCGCCACCACGCCGCCAACCAATCGCGCCGGCGGGACGCAACTGGTCTCAGGTCTGGCGGATGCGACAACCATCGGCGGCGCCGGACTGCAAATCGTCGCTAGCGGCGGCCGCGCGACCAATACCGTCGCCGCCGGATCGCAAACCATTATGAGCGGAGGCTGGGCGTCCGGTACGACCGTGGCCGCCTACGGGTGGCAGACGATATCGGCGGGCGGTGTCGCGGTTGCCACAACGGTGTCCTCGCGCGGTACCGAAGTCATCAGTGCCGGAGGCTCGGCCACGGGAATCGTGCAGAACCAGGGCGCGGTGCTCGTCACCGATGCCGGCGCGACGCTCGACGGCGTCAATGCGGTGGGGGTCTTCAGCATCGCCGGTGGCGTCGCCAGCGGCCTCTTGCTGGAGAACGGCGGTAACTTGCTGGTGACGGGGCCGCAGCAGACGGCGATTGGAACCATCGTTGGTGCGGATGGCGTGTTGACCATTTCGGCAGGAGGAACCTCGCTTTCCTCGGTCATTAGTGCAAGCGGCACGGAATATGTCATCGGTAGCGGTTCGCTCGCTAACTCGTCGACGGTCAACGGCGCACAGAGATTGACGCTGGGCGGAGCGGCGCTTTCTGCCACCGTGGCGAACGGGGGAGTCCAGTACGTCAATTCCGGGAGCCTTGCGATATCGACACTCGTCAGTCAGGGTGCACAGAATATTGAGATTGGCGGGGTTGCCTCGAACACGGTTTTATCGAACGGCGTTAGTTTTCAGAACGTGTACGGCACGGCGATCGGGACGGAAATCTCCTCCGGCAGCGTGCAAACCATCTATGCGAGCGGTTCCGCCATCAGCGCCCACCTGTTGAACGGCGGGCAACAGAATATCTCGGCCGGTGGCCTGGTGTTCGACAACCTGATCGATGCCGGCGCCACGCAGACCATCGGCAACGGCGTCATCGCGAGCGGCGGCGTGGTGTCCGGCGTGCAGAACATCACGTCGGGCGGCGTTACGCAAAGCATCACGGTGGCCGCCGGCGGCCTGCAATCGGTGGGCATGAACGCCCAGGCGAGTGGCGGTACCGTGTTTGGCCAGCAAACCGTGTCCTCGGGCGGCGCGGTGAGCCTGACGACGATCGGCGCCGGTGGTTCGCAGCGCGTGCTGTCCGGCGCCTCGTCGCTGTCGGCGACGGTCGCCAGCGGGGGCACCCTGGACGTTCGGCCCGGTGCCGCGGCGACGGCGATCACGCAGGCGAGCGGGGCGGCGTTGATCGTCGATATTGCCGGCGCCACGCTCGACGGCACCAACGCGTCCGGCGGTTTCCTCGTGCAGAGCGGCTATGCCAGCGGCCTGTTGCTGGAAAACGGCGGCACGGGCACGGTCGCCGGACCCAGCGTGGCGGCCTACCAGAGCATCCTCAACGCCGGCGGCGCGCTGAACGTCAGGCTCGGCGGCACCTCGCACGAGACCTCGATCAACACGGGCGGCGTCGAGACCATCACGAACACCGGTTCCGTCGCGTCGTATTCGGTGTTGAACGGCGGCCGCCAGGAACTGGTCGATGGCGGCGCGGCCGTGTTCGCGACGGTCGCTAGCGCCGGCATACAGAATGTCGGCTCGCGCAGCACCGCGACGTCCACCACGCTGAACGCCGGCGGCACGCAGAACGTCTTGTTCGGCGGCAAGGCCAGCAACACGGTGGTCAACGCCAGCGGCGTGCAGAACGTGTTCGCCGGCGGCTCGACCTTCTTCACGCTCGTGAACGACGGCGGCACGCAGAACATCGCCTCCGGCGGCGTGTCGATCAGCACCTCCGTGGCGGCGGGCGGCACGCAAAGCGTCACGGACGGCGGCGTCGTCATCGGCAACAGCGTCAGCAGCGGCGCCACCCAGACCGTCGGCAGCGGCGGCGCGGCGAGCGGCGGCACGGTGGCGTCGGGCGGCTCGCAGACCGTGACGAACGGCGGCACGGCGAGCGGCAGCATGGTGGCATCCGGCGGCTCGCAGACCGTGACGAATGGCGGCACGGCGAGCGATACGACCGTCAGCGGCGGGTCGCAGACCGTCTCGGCGGGTGGCGGCACGACGAACACCGTGGTGGGTGGTGGCGGGGTGCAGACGGTGCAGACGGGCGCCACCGCGAACGGCACGACGGTCAACGACGGCACGCTGATCGTGAATGGCACGGCGGCGAATGTGACACTGAATGCTGCGTCCATCCTCACTGGCGTGGGCCGGATCGCGTCGGATCTGACGGTCAACAGCGGCAGCACCCTGGCGGCCGCCACGCCGGGCGCGGGCCTGTCGGTGACGGGCGCCCTTACGTTCAAGACCGGATCGACCTATGCGGTGACGGTCGCCAGCACGCCGGCGAGCGGCAACGGCGCGGGGACGGATAGTGCGGGTGCCTCGGGGCTGTCCGCGCTGGGTGGCGTCACGACGGTGACGGGCAATGTCGCGATCGCGCCGGGCACCACGCTCACGCTCACCGCGCAGCCCGGCCTCTACACCCCCGGCATGAAGTTCGCGATCGTGAACTACGGCGGCACGGCGTCCGGCAGCTTCGACACCGTCAACAACGATTTCGCCTACGTGGTGCCCACGCTCAGCTACGACGCGGGCCAGATCGCGGTGACGCTGGTGGTCTCGCCGATGGCGAGCTTCGCCTCGGTCGCGCAGACCGGCGATCAGGCAGGCGTGGGCAACGCCGTGACAAGCATCTACCGCGCGGGCGGCAACGCGCTCACCACCGCGTTGTTGTCGGCATCGACGACGCAGGCGCGCGCCGCGCTCACGCAGATGGCGGGTGACGAGACGCCGGCGTTCCGGCAGATTGCCGAGCGGCGGATGGATCAGGCGCAAGGCGTGATCAGCGATCGGCTGGGGGGTGTCAATACGGCGGATGGCGGCGCGACGGTGGCGAGCGCGTCCGGTTCGGAGAAGTCGGGGTTGGCGCTTTCAGGCGCATCGGGCAGCGCAGCGGCAGCCATTGATCCGGTGAACAAGGTAGAACGCGAATTGTGGGTGCAGGCGAGCTACCAGAACGCGCGCACCGCCGGCAACGACGCCACCGGTGCCGCCGCTTATCTCGACCGCTCCACGGCGCTGACGATCGGCCATGACCGGGCGATCACGCCGACGGTGCGCGTCGGCGCCGCGCTGATGCTCAACAACGACACGGTGAGTTTCAGCGACCGTGGCGCGAACGGGCGCGTCAATGGCGTGCAGGCGCTGCTCTACGGCAGTTTCGTACCCGTGGACCGCCCGGTGTTCGTCAATACCATCGCCGGCTATGGCTGGTGGAACAACACGCTCTCGCGGCAAGTGACGTTGGGTACGCTGTCGGGCAATGCGAATGGCAGCTTCGATACCACGGCCGCGTCGCTCTATACCGAAGCCGGGCTGAATCTCGCCACCGCCATCGGGACAGTGCAGCCGTACGCTGGCGTGAAAGTGGGCCGTTACCAGCAGCAGGGCTATGCGGAAAGCGCGGCGAGCGGTACGAACGTGTTCGACCTGCGCTACGGCGGCGCGCATACCACGGCCGCGTCGGGTTTGCTGGGCGTGCGCGTGAAGCACGACGGCGCGGCGCTCTTCGGACACGGCTTCGACTGGCAGATGGACGTGGCATGGCAACACCGCTTCGGCCCGGGCGACAGCACGGTGCAGGCGGCCTTCGCCGATGCGCCCACGATCGGCTATCAAGTCGGCGGCACGAAGATGGACCACGACGCGCTGCGCACGACGCTGGGGGTGAAGTGGGCGCTGAACCGCACCACATCGCTGTATGTGAATGCCGGCATGTCGCTGGGCGCGACGATGCGGACGTACGCGGGCAATGCCGGGGTGCAGTGGAAGTGGTAG